A region from the candidate division WOR-3 bacterium genome encodes:
- a CDS encoding adenylyltransferase/cytidyltransferase family protein, translated as MRDNIYVFGKDNSEIREFLEHASLSGKTVFTNGCFDIIHLGHVEVLRYCKTFGSTLLVGLNSDESIRRLKGDKRPILIESERASLLRAVRYVDCVIIFGEDTPFELVNFVKPDVIVKGGDYTPETVVGSGVASETHIFPLVEGAGTSKIIDKIIKRYCERRIDEN; from the coding sequence ATGAGAGACAACATATATGTTTTCGGAAAAGACAACAGTGAAATTCGTGAATTTTTAGAACATGCTTCCCTGTCGGGAAAAACAGTCTTTACCAACGGCTGTTTCGACATAATTCACTTAGGCCACGTAGAAGTTTTAAGGTATTGTAAAACCTTTGGGAGCACACTGTTAGTTGGTCTCAACAGCGACGAATCAATCCGGAGACTTAAAGGCGACAAGAGACCTATTCTGATCGAATCTGAAAGAGCTTCGCTTCTGCGTGCCGTAAGATACGTCGATTGCGTTATTATTTTCGGAGAAGACACTCCGTTTGAATTAGTAAATTTCGTCAAACCTGACGTAATTGTCAAGGGAGGCGATTACACTCCGGAAACGGTCGTAGGAAGCGGTGTGGCATCAGAGACCCATATTTTCCCTCTCGTCGAAGGAGCGGGCACTTCAAAAATCATTGACAAGATAATCAAAAGGTACTGCGAAAGGAGAATTGATGAGAATTGA
- a CDS encoding (2Fe-2S)-binding protein translates to MRIEEHPVIDFKRKNKIHFFFEDKKIEAYEGETVAAALIASGNITFRITDKHDRPRGLFCSVGKCASCLMVVDGKPNVMTCVTPVREGMLVKRQKGKGDLT, encoded by the coding sequence ATGAGAATTGAAGAGCATCCTGTGATTGACTTTAAAAGAAAAAATAAGATTCATTTCTTTTTTGAGGACAAAAAAATAGAAGCTTACGAAGGAGAAACCGTTGCTGCCGCTCTGATAGCCAGCGGAAATATCACTTTCAGGATCACAGACAAGCACGACCGGCCGAGAGGACTTTTCTGCAGTGTGGGAAAATGCGCGAGTTGTCTTATGGTAGTCGACGGAAAACCAAACGTGATGACATGTGTAACTCCTGTCAGAGAAGGCATGCTCGTTAAAAGACAGAAAGGAAAAGGAGACCTGACTTGA
- a CDS encoding FAD-dependent oxidoreductase, producing MKFRTDVAIIGGGPAGLSAAHEASAYGMKVDVFDDNFILGGQLIKQTHKFFGSKEHLCGFRGIDIAEILIDNCKKNGVSIHTEACATGIYGNTIGIAYPDSFEEIEAKAIVVATGASENSINFVNNDLPGIYGAGAIQTLMNVFGVKPAKRVLMIGSGNIGLIVSYQLIQAGVEIAAVVEALPRVGGYLVHSAKLRRTGVPILTKHTIVKAEGDGEKGVNAAIVSEIDRNFNPVAGTEKKFEVDSICLAVGLTPLSDLLELAGCRMKIVPELGGKLAVHDEYMTTTRKDVFLCGDVSGIEEAVTATLEGKLAGLSAALSISRERHDEIQKSRESILEQLRIFRDGPFGEKARVGNSKLIGEFINEK from the coding sequence TTGAAATTCCGCACTGACGTAGCAATAATCGGAGGCGGCCCCGCGGGACTTTCCGCCGCTCATGAGGCATCTGCATACGGAATGAAAGTCGACGTCTTCGACGACAATTTCATTCTCGGCGGCCAGCTGATCAAGCAGACGCACAAATTTTTCGGGTCTAAAGAGCATCTTTGCGGCTTCAGAGGAATAGACATAGCTGAAATTCTCATAGACAACTGCAAAAAAAACGGCGTATCCATACATACAGAAGCTTGCGCCACCGGCATATACGGAAATACAATAGGAATAGCTTATCCTGACAGTTTTGAAGAAATAGAAGCCAAGGCGATCGTCGTAGCTACGGGAGCATCAGAAAATTCGATAAACTTCGTCAACAACGACTTGCCTGGCATATATGGCGCAGGCGCTATACAGACTCTCATGAACGTTTTCGGTGTAAAACCTGCAAAACGGGTTTTAATGATAGGATCGGGCAACATAGGGCTCATTGTTTCTTACCAGCTCATCCAGGCCGGAGTTGAAATCGCGGCCGTCGTCGAAGCCCTCCCCCGTGTCGGAGGTTACCTCGTTCACTCTGCAAAGCTTCGCAGAACAGGAGTTCCAATTCTCACAAAACACACGATTGTGAAAGCCGAAGGCGACGGTGAAAAAGGAGTAAATGCCGCAATAGTTTCTGAAATTGACAGGAATTTTAATCCTGTCGCAGGAACCGAGAAAAAATTCGAGGTTGATTCGATATGTTTGGCCGTCGGACTGACGCCTCTTTCAGACCTTCTCGAACTGGCCGGCTGCAGAATGAAAATTGTTCCAGAGTTGGGAGGAAAACTCGCCGTTCACGACGAATATATGACGACGACGAGAAAAGACGTGTTTTTATGCGGTGACGTATCCGGCATCGAGGAAGCCGTCACTGCAACTCTTGAAGGCAAACTCGCCGGATTATCCGCGGCTCTGTCGATTTCGCGGGAAAGACATGATGAAATTCAAAAATCGCGAGAAAGCATATTAGAGCAATTGAGGATTTTCAGAGACGGCCCTTTCGGAGAAAAAGCGAGAGTTGGAAATTCAAAATTAATCGGAGAGTTTATAAATGAAAAATAA
- a CDS encoding 4Fe-4S binding protein — translation MKNNVSNDGLPCRDSLANSFPDKNALAVSAKAVIECFQEIPCNPCVGACPRGAISIAEGINGIPSIDHTLCNGCSLCVYQCPGLAIFVVGLDRKDPAKGFVSLPYEFLPVPEKDDIVDVLDREGKVISEGKILKVNKSKATDRTSVVTVEVPSNLLDKARFIKTKRGSK, via the coding sequence ATGAAAAATAATGTTTCAAACGACGGATTACCCTGCCGCGATTCTCTGGCTAATTCTTTTCCTGACAAAAATGCGCTCGCCGTTTCAGCAAAAGCAGTCATAGAATGCTTTCAGGAAATACCCTGCAATCCATGCGTTGGAGCTTGTCCGCGAGGAGCCATATCCATTGCCGAAGGAATAAACGGAATACCGTCAATAGACCACACTTTGTGCAACGGCTGTTCACTCTGCGTGTATCAATGCCCCGGACTGGCGATCTTCGTCGTTGGTTTAGACAGGAAAGACCCCGCGAAGGGTTTTGTTTCTCTTCCGTACGAATTTCTGCCGGTACCTGAAAAAGACGACATTGTTGACGTCCTCGACAGAGAAGGCAAAGTCATATCAGAGGGAAAAATTCTCAAGGTTAACAAGTCAAAAGCCACAGACAGAACTTCAGTCGTAACGGTCGAAGTTCCTTCGAACTTGCTTGACAAAGCCAGATTCATCAAGACTAAAAGAGGCTCAAAATGA
- a CDS encoding (2Fe-2S)-binding protein, which translates to MKDMKIICRCQDVTEQEIVDAIRKYNLTSVDEVKRLTRAGMGHCQGKTCRKLVEQILFRENGFLSDEDTWSISRPPVKSIPVKFLAESEEPFDAVVARGRGGQHG; encoded by the coding sequence ATGAAAGACATGAAAATAATCTGCAGGTGTCAGGACGTCACTGAGCAGGAAATAGTAGACGCGATAAGAAAGTACAACCTCACAAGCGTTGACGAAGTGAAAAGACTTACGAGAGCCGGTATGGGGCATTGCCAGGGCAAAACCTGCAGAAAACTCGTAGAACAGATATTGTTTAGGGAAAACGGCTTTTTATCCGATGAAGACACCTGGTCCATCTCGAGACCTCCTGTCAAAAGCATTCCCGTTAAGTTCCTCGCGGAATCGGAAGAGCCGTTTGACGCCGTTGTGGCGAGAGGAAGAGGAGGCCAGCATGGCTGA
- a CDS encoding FAD-binding oxidoreductase produces MADFPKTADCVIIGGGIIGASIAYELSKKNIKNIVVVEKNTVGSGSTGRCGGGIRAQWSTPENVKLAMASVKRFRELEEELASVTEYEEGGYLILAHSDTEMNQFRENVLMQKKHGLEVEILTAEETKKIVPLINTEKITGATWCSTDGSINPFLINFAYMKNAMDKGVSLFTRTEVLSIKTGDSKITGVSTTRGEISSPVVVNAAGGYAGFVGSTAGLNLPLTPHRHEILATEQVNRFFRNMIMSFEYNIYFRQVKDGGIVGGQTNPGEKPGTEVNSGIAFLKEMSVKLNHFIPALGNVKILRQWAGLYCMSPDAQPILGEISGLAGYFHACGFSGHGLMLAPRVSVLMANTITDPSFSDPDLERLGIDRFEKGIVAHEKSVV; encoded by the coding sequence ATGGCTGATTTTCCGAAAACGGCCGACTGCGTCATAATCGGCGGAGGAATAATAGGCGCTTCCATTGCCTACGAACTCTCAAAAAAGAACATCAAAAATATAGTCGTCGTGGAAAAAAACACTGTCGGATCCGGAAGCACTGGAAGATGCGGCGGAGGAATAAGGGCTCAGTGGTCCACGCCGGAAAATGTCAAACTGGCGATGGCATCCGTGAAAAGATTCAGAGAACTCGAAGAAGAACTCGCCTCGGTCACCGAATACGAAGAAGGCGGTTATCTGATACTCGCTCACTCCGACACCGAAATGAATCAGTTCAGGGAAAACGTCCTGATGCAGAAAAAACACGGCCTCGAGGTCGAAATCCTCACTGCCGAAGAAACAAAAAAAATAGTCCCTCTCATCAACACGGAAAAAATAACAGGCGCCACGTGGTGTTCGACGGACGGATCGATAAATCCTTTTCTTATAAATTTTGCGTACATGAAAAATGCCATGGACAAAGGGGTTTCACTTTTCACAAGAACCGAGGTTCTGTCGATTAAAACCGGCGATTCAAAGATAACCGGAGTCTCCACCACGAGAGGTGAAATATCCTCTCCCGTTGTCGTCAACGCCGCCGGAGGATATGCCGGATTCGTCGGATCCACAGCCGGACTCAACTTGCCTCTGACTCCACACAGACATGAAATTCTTGCCACGGAACAGGTCAACCGATTTTTCAGAAACATGATAATGTCTTTCGAATACAACATATATTTCAGGCAGGTCAAGGACGGCGGCATCGTCGGCGGACAAACAAATCCCGGAGAAAAACCCGGAACCGAAGTCAATTCCGGCATCGCTTTCCTCAAAGAGATGTCCGTTAAACTCAATCATTTCATTCCGGCGCTGGGAAACGTCAAAATTCTCAGGCAATGGGCCGGACTTTACTGCATGAGCCCTGATGCACAACCGATACTCGGCGAAATCAGCGGTCTCGCCGGTTATTTTCACGCCTGCGGTTTCTCAGGACACGGATTGATGCTCGCTCCGAGAGTCTCGGTTCTAATGGCAAACACGATAACGGACCCTTCTTTCTCGGACCCCGATCTTGAAAGACTCGGAATTGACAGGTTCGAGAAGGGAATCGTCGCTCATGAAAAGTCGGTGGTATGA
- the rbfA gene encoding 30S ribosome-binding factor RbfA: MRETHRKKKVEETIAKEIAKILNSFTRKNNLSMSTVTGVLVDSALQNAKIRVSVFGSTDEQAKTVESLNANKKTLRYLLAQNIRIKYMPDIHFIQDQSREIIEKIESLMKEENDDN; the protein is encoded by the coding sequence ATGAGAGAGACACACAGAAAGAAAAAAGTTGAGGAAACGATAGCCAAGGAAATAGCCAAAATCCTTAATTCATTCACCAGAAAAAACAATCTGTCCATGTCCACAGTTACGGGAGTTCTCGTTGACTCCGCTTTGCAAAATGCGAAAATCAGAGTGAGCGTCTTCGGCTCCACTGACGAACAGGCGAAAACTGTCGAATCTCTCAACGCGAATAAAAAAACGCTTAGATACCTTCTCGCCCAGAATATCAGGATCAAATACATGCCGGACATCCATTTTATTCAAGATCAAAGCAGGGAGATAATTGAAAAAATCGAATCATTGATGAAAGAAGAAAACGATGACAATTGA